The following proteins are co-located in the Dyadobacter chenwenxiniae genome:
- a CDS encoding M1 family aminopeptidase, whose product MRKFLLLYLLIFSSLAEAQQQAECQKETENISVMEQKGFQRRLEATGAHARTSASQNFDVIYYRCEWEVDPAVRYIKGNVTTHFVMTDAGNSITLDLANEHTISAVTRNNVPLSFTHSNGAVTISFASPIISGSKDSVSITYGGIPTTTFGPFATATHGPDMVPAMWTLSEPFGAKDWWPCKNGLDDKADSIDVYLKHPSIYKAASNGLLKSETPVSGSKMVTHWRHRYPIASYLVCFAVSNYNVLNNSVDIGGTAIPVQTYCYPENEATFAAGAQNAMNAMVQFSDLLGDYPFKKEKYGHVQFAFGGGMEHQTCSFMVNMGENLIAHELAHQWFGDKITCGNWEDIWLNEGFATHMANIYIENKFPANATVYRNAQINAITADPGGSVKVDDVSSPNRIFSQRLSYFKGSHLLFMLRWILSDAVFFAAVKNYLQDPALAYGFATTDNLKSHLEAVSGKDLTYFFDQWFTGQGYPSYQIQWFPDNNNVQIKISQMTSHPSVGFFQLPLPLLFQNTTTGQQKLVVLNNTTSGQTFFENLGFEPNMVTFDPEKWLVTKNNVITKSSDPLPVTFESAKIQCLGEQPQLVWITSQEVSADVFEIQKSSDAINWSAIGSVAAVGNSIDLKHYTYTDNISNVKGAYYRIAEKDLDGKVQYSRILRNTCATLQKSDLVVSPNPVHDVLHFETADKQQGVGKVAIFNADGHLIQTEQVSESSPNSINVAGLQRGTYILQLEDADQKLVKAVRFVKD is encoded by the coding sequence ATGAGAAAATTTTTGCTATTATATTTACTGATTTTCAGTTCGTTAGCTGAGGCGCAGCAGCAGGCAGAATGTCAAAAGGAGACAGAGAATATATCAGTCATGGAGCAAAAGGGCTTTCAGCGCAGGCTGGAAGCCACTGGCGCCCATGCACGGACTAGCGCCTCGCAAAATTTCGACGTTATATACTATCGTTGCGAATGGGAAGTGGATCCGGCGGTTCGTTACATTAAAGGGAATGTCACCACGCATTTTGTAATGACTGATGCAGGAAATTCTATTACATTGGACCTTGCCAACGAGCACACGATCAGTGCAGTAACCCGGAATAATGTCCCGCTATCATTCACACACAGTAATGGTGCTGTTACTATTTCCTTCGCGTCACCCATTATAAGCGGCTCCAAAGATTCGGTCAGCATTACTTACGGTGGTATTCCGACCACCACTTTTGGTCCGTTTGCTACAGCCACACATGGTCCCGATATGGTTCCCGCCATGTGGACATTGAGTGAGCCCTTCGGTGCGAAAGACTGGTGGCCGTGCAAGAATGGGCTGGATGACAAAGCCGATTCGATCGACGTTTATCTGAAACATCCTTCCATTTACAAGGCGGCTTCCAATGGTCTTTTGAAGTCGGAGACGCCTGTGTCCGGGTCCAAAATGGTCACGCATTGGAGACACCGCTATCCCATTGCCAGCTATCTTGTCTGTTTTGCCGTTTCCAATTATAATGTGTTGAATAATAGCGTCGATATTGGTGGGACGGCCATTCCCGTGCAGACTTACTGCTATCCCGAAAATGAGGCTACATTCGCTGCTGGTGCGCAAAATGCCATGAATGCAATGGTGCAATTCAGCGACTTACTAGGCGATTATCCATTCAAAAAGGAAAAATATGGGCACGTCCAATTTGCATTTGGCGGCGGAATGGAGCATCAAACGTGCTCATTTATGGTCAATATGGGGGAAAATCTTATTGCACATGAGCTTGCCCATCAATGGTTTGGAGATAAAATAACCTGCGGCAATTGGGAGGATATCTGGCTGAATGAGGGTTTTGCAACGCACATGGCCAATATTTATATTGAAAATAAATTTCCTGCCAATGCCACGGTTTACCGCAATGCGCAAATCAACGCCATCACTGCCGATCCGGGCGGGTCCGTAAAGGTCGATGATGTGAGTAGTCCAAACCGTATTTTCAGCCAGCGTCTGAGCTACTTCAAAGGTTCGCACCTGCTGTTTATGCTTCGTTGGATACTCAGCGATGCGGTATTTTTCGCCGCCGTGAAAAATTATCTGCAAGATCCCGCGCTCGCATATGGCTTCGCGACAACCGATAATCTTAAAAGTCATTTGGAGGCCGTTAGCGGAAAGGATCTGACCTACTTTTTCGATCAGTGGTTTACCGGTCAGGGCTATCCTTCTTATCAAATCCAATGGTTTCCTGATAATAACAATGTGCAGATCAAGATCAGCCAAATGACTTCGCACCCTTCGGTAGGCTTTTTCCAATTGCCTCTTCCGTTGCTGTTCCAAAATACGACGACAGGGCAGCAGAAACTGGTAGTTCTCAACAATACAACCAGCGGACAAACATTTTTCGAAAACCTTGGCTTCGAACCCAACATGGTAACATTCGACCCCGAAAAATGGCTGGTTACCAAAAACAATGTTATCACAAAATCCTCCGATCCGCTGCCGGTTACATTTGAATCTGCCAAAATTCAATGTCTGGGTGAGCAGCCACAGCTTGTGTGGATAACATCGCAGGAAGTTAGCGCCGATGTTTTTGAAATTCAGAAAAGTAGCGACGCAATCAACTGGTCAGCGATCGGTTCGGTCGCCGCGGTAGGTAACAGCATCGATTTGAAGCATTATACTTACACCGACAACATTTCGAATGTAAAAGGCGCATATTACCGCATTGCGGAAAAGGATCTGGATGGTAAAGTGCAGTATTCGCGCATTTTGCGAAATACATGCGCAACGCTGCAAAAATCTGATCTCGTCGTATCTCCGAATCCGGTTCATGATGTGTTGCATTTTGAAACCGCTGACAAGCAGCAGGGGGTAGGAAAAGTTGCTATATTCAATGCAGATGGCCATTTGATACAAACAGAGCAGGTTTCTGAATCAAGTCCGAATTCCATTAATGTCGCAGGGTTACAGCGCGGAACCTACATTTTGCAGCTCGAAGATGCCGATCAGAAACTAGTAAAGGCAGTCAGGTTTGTCAAGGACTAA
- a CDS encoding sulfatase, with translation MKIKYILSGIALVSALLGDAFAQTKPKYNVLFVAVDDMNDWVGPFGGYEGIKTPNIDKLAKKGVVFKKAYCAAPACNPSRASLLTGVRPSTSGVYHNNQPWRPVLKDAVTLPQYFTANGYDVKGAGKIFHNAFNDDASWPVYFDVPKSPEPPKAPVNGFAHFDWSPVDANDEDMGDFKVVNQGIEYFSQKHDNPFFLAIGLTRPHLPWYVPQKYYDLYPLSSIKLPKVVANDLSDVPDAGVKIAKPKGDHQFIVNNKQWEKAVQGYLASITFADTQIGRLLDALENSEYAKNTIIVFFGDHGWHLGEKEHWRKFALWEEASRVPLIVYAPGLSKVNSVSERTVNLLDIYPTLAELCNLPARKELEGNSIVPLLKNPSATWEHPSVTTHGFGNHAVRSEKWRYIRYNDGSEELYDHENDPQEFKNLAKVQKYSAEKIKLAKSLPAINKKDAPTVKEGKE, from the coding sequence ATGAAAATTAAATACATATTGTCCGGCATTGCTCTTGTTTCGGCGCTGCTGGGTGACGCTTTTGCCCAAACGAAACCTAAATACAATGTTCTCTTCGTTGCTGTCGACGATATGAATGATTGGGTGGGGCCGTTTGGTGGTTATGAGGGGATAAAGACGCCCAATATTGATAAACTCGCAAAAAAAGGTGTGGTTTTCAAAAAAGCCTATTGCGCTGCCCCGGCTTGTAACCCTTCGAGAGCGAGCCTGTTAACAGGCGTTCGTCCGTCGACTTCGGGTGTTTATCATAACAACCAGCCCTGGCGGCCGGTGTTGAAAGATGCCGTTACATTGCCCCAGTATTTCACAGCTAATGGCTATGATGTGAAAGGCGCCGGAAAGATTTTTCATAATGCGTTCAATGATGACGCGTCGTGGCCGGTCTATTTTGATGTGCCTAAATCACCCGAGCCGCCGAAAGCGCCCGTGAATGGTTTCGCACATTTCGATTGGAGTCCCGTGGACGCGAATGATGAGGATATGGGCGACTTCAAAGTGGTTAATCAAGGCATTGAATATTTTAGCCAAAAACACGATAATCCTTTTTTCCTGGCGATCGGATTGACCCGCCCGCATTTGCCCTGGTATGTGCCCCAGAAATATTATGATCTGTATCCGCTATCGTCCATCAAGCTCCCGAAAGTTGTTGCGAATGACCTCTCAGACGTGCCTGATGCAGGTGTAAAAATCGCCAAACCAAAGGGCGATCATCAGTTTATTGTCAATAACAAACAATGGGAAAAGGCGGTGCAGGGTTACCTGGCCAGTATTACATTTGCCGACACTCAAATCGGGCGGTTGCTGGATGCTTTGGAAAATAGTGAATATGCCAAAAATACGATCATCGTTTTCTTCGGTGATCATGGCTGGCATTTGGGTGAAAAGGAACATTGGCGCAAGTTTGCTTTATGGGAAGAGGCGTCGCGCGTTCCGCTTATCGTGTATGCGCCCGGACTTTCGAAGGTAAATTCGGTGTCGGAAAGGACCGTGAATCTGTTGGATATTTACCCAACTCTGGCAGAATTGTGTAATTTGCCCGCCAGAAAAGAGCTGGAAGGGAACAGCATTGTGCCGCTTTTGAAAAATCCTTCGGCCACCTGGGAGCACCCTTCGGTTACAACTCATGGCTTTGGTAACCATGCTGTTCGCTCTGAAAAGTGGCGTTATATACGTTACAATGATGGTTCTGAGGAATTGTACGACCACGAAAATGATCCTCAGGAATTCAAGAATCTGGCTAAGGTTCAAAAATATTCAGCTGAAAAAATTAAACTGGCAAAATCATTGCCTGCTATCAACAAGAAAGACGCCCCGACAGTAAAAGAGGGCAAAGAATAA
- a CDS encoding GlxA family transcriptional regulator, with product MKKIALVVHEDAVLSSISCVLDLFAGTNHILAAAGKQSAFEVELVGERSDNIRLEGHTQLVALKTFEEVIDADLIVVTAFLGDVENLLAKNRAAIMWIKEMSGKGVEVASLCVGSYFLAEAGLLSGKTCTSHWMAIDDMRKRYPDAQVLSDMVLTDHEGVYTSGGAFSSLNLILYLIEKFCGRAVCIPVSKMFSIDMDRVSQAHFAVFKGQRRHEDEVILKAQTYIEQNYHMQISIDQVADQTHMSKRNFIRRFKSATQNTPLEYIQRVKIESAKKALESSSQDIAHVMYDSGYNDMKTFRGVFKRITGLTPQDYRKKYSRSGAIAA from the coding sequence ATGAAAAAAATTGCACTTGTTGTTCACGAAGACGCCGTATTGTCATCTATTTCCTGTGTTCTGGATCTGTTTGCAGGCACAAATCACATCCTTGCCGCCGCGGGTAAACAATCCGCATTTGAGGTTGAACTGGTCGGTGAAAGATCAGATAATATTCGCCTGGAAGGCCATACCCAGCTTGTTGCGCTGAAAACTTTTGAAGAAGTGATCGACGCAGACCTGATCGTCGTTACAGCCTTTCTCGGTGATGTAGAAAACTTATTGGCTAAAAATCGGGCAGCCATTATGTGGATAAAAGAAATGAGCGGAAAAGGTGTGGAGGTGGCCAGCTTGTGCGTGGGTAGTTATTTTCTGGCCGAGGCCGGGCTGTTATCTGGCAAAACATGCACATCCCATTGGATGGCTATTGATGATATGAGAAAAAGATATCCCGATGCCCAGGTGCTCTCCGACATGGTGCTGACCGATCATGAAGGCGTTTACACAAGCGGAGGGGCATTTTCCTCACTCAACTTAATCCTGTATCTGATCGAGAAATTCTGTGGCCGTGCGGTTTGTATTCCGGTTAGCAAAATGTTTTCCATTGATATGGATCGGGTAAGTCAGGCACACTTTGCGGTATTTAAGGGGCAACGCAGGCATGAAGATGAGGTGATACTCAAAGCGCAAACCTACATTGAGCAAAATTATCACATGCAAATTTCCATTGATCAGGTGGCTGATCAGACGCACATGAGCAAGCGAAATTTTATCAGGCGATTTAAATCAGCTACGCAGAATACACCATTAGAATACATTCAGCGCGTTAAAATTGAGTCTGCAAAAAAGGCTCTTGAAAGCAGCTCGCAGGATATTGCCCATGTTATGTACGATTCGGGATATAATGATATGAAGACTTTCCGGGGCGTTTTCAAACGGATTACAGGACTGACTCCCCAGGATTATCGCAAAAAATACAGTCGCTCCGGAGCAATTGCAGCCTGA
- a CDS encoding ThuA domain-containing protein — MKRILRITLLLVFLSGYSFAQKIVFIAGQDSHGKGEHEHQGGSTLLVKAIKEGLPGVDAVLVQNGWPKDSSVLNDADAIVIYADGGGDHLLMPHLTEMDRLTKKGVGLVMLHFSLEVPAGKVGNYLKDWIGGYFEINWSVNPVWEAAFSSFPDHPIANGVKPFSIQDEWYYHMRFADGMKNITPILQALPPESTLKGKDGTHSNNPAVREAVLTKKELQPVAWALVRPDGGRGFGFSGGHMHKNWGNDNFRKVVLNAIAWAAKAQIPKEGIPSTTPTEAELNALTKKME, encoded by the coding sequence ATGAAGCGGATACTGAGAATCACATTGTTACTTGTTTTTTTGAGCGGATACAGCTTTGCTCAAAAAATTGTGTTTATAGCCGGGCAAGATAGCCATGGCAAAGGAGAGCACGAGCATCAGGGCGGGAGCACATTGCTCGTCAAAGCGATTAAGGAGGGACTTCCTGGCGTTGATGCTGTTCTTGTTCAGAATGGCTGGCCAAAAGACAGCTCCGTTTTGAATGATGCCGATGCCATTGTGATTTATGCAGATGGCGGCGGTGACCATTTGTTAATGCCGCATTTGACAGAGATGGATAGATTAACGAAGAAGGGAGTCGGGTTGGTTATGCTGCATTTTTCGCTGGAAGTTCCTGCAGGGAAGGTCGGGAATTATCTTAAGGACTGGATCGGAGGTTATTTTGAGATCAATTGGTCTGTTAACCCGGTTTGGGAAGCCGCTTTTTCAAGCTTTCCGGATCACCCGATCGCCAATGGTGTTAAGCCGTTTTCGATTCAAGACGAATGGTATTATCACATGCGATTTGCGGATGGAATGAAGAATATCACGCCCATTTTGCAAGCGCTGCCGCCGGAATCGACTTTGAAAGGGAAGGATGGGACGCATTCAAACAATCCGGCTGTTCGGGAAGCCGTGCTTACCAAAAAGGAGTTGCAGCCCGTTGCCTGGGCACTTGTCCGGCCAGATGGAGGCCGGGGTTTCGGTTTTTCAGGTGGTCACATGCATAAGAATTGGGGCAACGATAATTTCAGAAAAGTAGTCCTGAATGCCATTGCCTGGGCCGCCAAAGCCCAGATCCCCAAAGAGGGAATCCCATCCACAACGCCTACCGAGGCGGAGCTGAATGCCTTAACGAAGAAGATGGAATAG
- a CDS encoding sulfatase, with amino-acid sequence MIKRYVFSALLVCSFSGFNVQKSFALDEKEGNAKKLNVLFIAVDDLNTDLGCYGNKYVKTPNIDRLARRGVKFDRAYTQFPLCSPSRSSLLTGQRPDVTKIYELQTHFRKILPDVVTLPQLFKNNNYYSARVGKIYHYGVPGQIGTDGLDDPISWDNKINPKGRDKTEEPLVKNLTPDRGLGSALAWHASEGTDEEQTDGMVASEAIKLLKEKKNEPFFLAVGFYRPHSPYVAPKKYFDQYPLATIPLPKEIENDQDDIPEAAISTKPSHWGLSVAERKEALRAYYATITFMDAQVGRVLDELDRLKLTDKTLIVLWSDHGYNVGQHGQWMKQSLFENSARVPLIVSVPGGTKGKASGRTVELLDIYPTLAELCGLTPTQKLGGKSLTTLLKNPDAIWDKAAYTQVRRNQIFGRSVRTERFRYTEWDGGKAGVELYDHEKDPNEFTNLAKESTYIITVNEMSMLLQKGYPDTK; translated from the coding sequence ATGATAAAACGATACGTATTTTCCGCATTGCTGGTTTGCTCATTTTCCGGGTTTAATGTTCAAAAAAGTTTCGCTTTGGATGAGAAAGAAGGCAATGCAAAGAAGTTGAATGTGCTTTTCATCGCAGTCGACGACCTCAATACGGATCTGGGTTGTTATGGTAACAAATATGTAAAAACACCAAATATCGATCGCCTGGCCAGGCGGGGCGTCAAATTTGACAGGGCTTACACGCAATTTCCGTTGTGCAGCCCAAGCCGCTCATCCCTTTTGACTGGTCAAAGACCGGATGTTACAAAGATTTACGAGTTGCAAACCCACTTCCGCAAGATTTTGCCGGATGTGGTAACGTTGCCGCAGTTGTTTAAAAACAACAATTATTACAGCGCCCGCGTCGGCAAAATCTACCATTACGGAGTTCCCGGCCAGATTGGAACTGACGGACTCGATGACCCTATTTCCTGGGACAATAAAATAAACCCGAAAGGACGCGATAAAACAGAAGAACCGCTGGTCAAGAATCTGACCCCCGACCGCGGCCTGGGAAGCGCATTAGCCTGGCATGCCAGCGAAGGGACGGACGAGGAGCAAACCGATGGCATGGTGGCGAGCGAAGCCATCAAGTTGTTAAAGGAAAAGAAAAATGAGCCGTTTTTTCTGGCCGTTGGATTTTATCGTCCGCACTCGCCTTACGTAGCGCCAAAGAAATATTTCGACCAATATCCGCTGGCCACCATCCCGCTTCCCAAAGAAATCGAAAATGACCAGGATGACATTCCCGAAGCTGCGATTTCCACCAAACCATCCCACTGGGGTTTGTCCGTTGCGGAAAGAAAAGAAGCATTAAGGGCTTATTATGCGACAATAACGTTCATGGACGCGCAGGTGGGACGTGTACTAGACGAGCTCGACCGTTTGAAATTGACGGATAAAACGCTCATTGTTTTGTGGAGCGACCATGGTTATAATGTTGGCCAGCACGGTCAATGGATGAAGCAGAGTCTGTTTGAAAATTCGGCACGTGTTCCGCTCATCGTGTCGGTTCCAGGCGGAACGAAGGGAAAAGCTTCTGGCAGAACCGTCGAACTCCTCGACATTTACCCTACATTAGCAGAGCTCTGCGGATTGACGCCTACACAAAAGCTAGGCGGTAAGAGCCTGACAACATTGCTCAAAAACCCCGATGCAATTTGGGACAAAGCTGCATATACCCAAGTGCGGCGCAACCAAATCTTCGGCCGTAGCGTCCGCACCGAACGCTTCCGCTACACGGAATGGGACGGAGGAAAAGCCGGCGTTGAATTATATGATCACGAGAAAGACCCAAACGAATTTACGAACCTGGCCAAAGAAAGCACCTACATCATCACAGTAAACGAAATGTCGATGCTCTTACAAAAAGGCTATCCCGATACAAAGTAA
- a CDS encoding DUF899 domain-containing protein, giving the protein MDKQHEMMAAIPAESTEHHRIVSQQEWIEERKVLLKKEKELTRLNDELARQRRKLPWVKVDKSYSFQSEQGNETLSDLFGGKSQLIIYHFMFAPGWKEGCPGCSFLADHIDGANLHLAHHDISVVVVSRAPLQELSPFKSRMEWKFKWVSSFDSDFNYDYFVSFTPEQVESGEIYYNYQNLKHDEGTESPGSSVFYKDEMGNIYHTYSSYSRGCDALIGAYNYLDLTPKGRNEDSTMDWMRHHDKYDDFKKDNNSCCH; this is encoded by the coding sequence ATGGACAAACAACATGAAATGATGGCCGCAATTCCAGCTGAAAGCACTGAGCACCATCGCATTGTATCGCAACAGGAATGGATCGAGGAGCGCAAGGTGCTGCTAAAAAAAGAGAAGGAGCTCACCCGCCTCAATGATGAGCTGGCCCGTCAACGCCGCAAGCTGCCTTGGGTGAAGGTTGACAAATCCTATTCATTCCAGAGCGAGCAGGGTAATGAAACGCTTTCGGATCTTTTTGGCGGGAAAAGCCAGCTTATCATTTATCATTTCATGTTTGCCCCAGGCTGGAAAGAAGGCTGCCCAGGTTGCTCTTTCCTGGCCGACCATATCGATGGCGCCAATCTGCACCTCGCGCACCACGACATTTCCGTAGTAGTTGTTTCCCGTGCTCCGTTACAGGAATTGTCACCCTTTAAAAGCCGTATGGAATGGAAGTTCAAATGGGTATCGTCCTTCGACAGCGATTTCAATTATGACTATTTTGTTTCCTTTACCCCGGAACAAGTCGAAAGCGGCGAAATTTATTACAACTACCAAAACCTCAAACACGATGAAGGAACCGAATCGCCGGGAAGCAGCGTGTTTTATAAAGATGAAATGGGGAACATTTATCACACCTATTCCAGCTATTCACGCGGCTGCGACGCGCTCATTGGTGCATATAATTACCTGGACCTGACGCCAAAAGGCAGAAATGAAGATAGCACGATGGACTGGATGCGTCATCATGATAAATACGACGATTTCAAAAAAGACAATAATTCCTGTTGTCACTAA
- a CDS encoding arylsulfatase — MNLKQTKSLFLAAAMLATSASFAQEKPNVIVILADDLGYADLGCYGSEIPTPNLDKLAQNGLRLTSFYNTARCCPTRAALLTGVYSHQAGIGHMMDDKGADHPAYRGHLNETSVTIAEVMKTAGYFTAMTGKWHVGQAAGTVPWKRGFDRSLNAPAGGFYYGSGKNAKIFLNGEELANDSDKLPENWYSTDLWTDFGLRFIDEAAAEKKPFMLYLAHNAPHFPLQAPEEDIAKFRGKYLQGWEKLREQRYAKQLKLGLIDPSWKLPPANPNIPKWESLSEQEKKRYDDMMAIYAAVIYRLDKSIGDLVEGLKKRGVFDDTVILFVSDNGGNAEPGMEGRYEGDKPGNAQSTVFLGQGWAEAACTPFWAYKHHTHEGGISSPGIISWPNGIPASRNGKFEKQPAHIIDIMATLVDLGGAKYPTTFAGQTIQPLEGTSLKPAFAGKSINRRNPIFWEHEGNRAIRDGKWKLVAEKTEKWQLYDVEKDRTELNDLFDKQPEIAKKLVAKYEEWYKRVGAEEYDKTFKWFYDYDKAKKETVSGK, encoded by the coding sequence ATGAATTTAAAACAAACAAAGTCCTTATTTCTTGCCGCCGCAATGCTGGCAACATCCGCTTCGTTCGCCCAGGAAAAACCGAACGTCATCGTGATCCTGGCGGATGACCTGGGTTATGCTGATCTGGGTTGCTATGGCAGCGAAATTCCAACACCTAATCTGGACAAACTGGCTCAGAATGGTTTAAGGCTAACTAGTTTTTATAACACAGCCCGTTGCTGCCCGACGCGTGCGGCGCTGCTGACCGGCGTTTATAGTCATCAAGCCGGCATTGGCCACATGATGGATGACAAAGGCGCAGACCATCCGGCCTACCGCGGACATTTGAATGAGACCAGCGTAACCATTGCGGAAGTGATGAAAACGGCAGGTTACTTTACGGCAATGACAGGTAAGTGGCATGTGGGGCAGGCTGCGGGAACCGTTCCCTGGAAGCGCGGATTCGATAGGTCATTGAATGCACCTGCGGGTGGTTTTTATTATGGAAGTGGGAAAAACGCAAAGATTTTTCTGAACGGCGAAGAGTTGGCAAACGACTCTGACAAGCTTCCTGAAAATTGGTATTCAACGGATCTGTGGACAGATTTTGGCTTACGTTTTATTGATGAAGCCGCTGCTGAAAAGAAACCGTTTATGCTTTATCTGGCGCACAACGCACCGCATTTTCCATTGCAGGCACCGGAAGAGGACATTGCAAAGTTCAGGGGAAAATATCTCCAGGGCTGGGAAAAACTCAGAGAGCAACGCTATGCGAAGCAGTTGAAACTTGGGTTGATTGATCCTTCGTGGAAGTTGCCGCCTGCGAACCCGAATATCCCGAAATGGGAAAGCCTGAGCGAGCAGGAAAAGAAACGATATGATGACATGATGGCGATTTATGCTGCTGTAATTTATCGTTTGGACAAAAGCATCGGCGACCTCGTTGAAGGCCTGAAAAAGAGGGGCGTTTTTGATGACACAGTGATACTTTTTGTTTCCGACAACGGTGGAAATGCCGAGCCGGGCATGGAAGGAAGATATGAAGGCGACAAGCCAGGCAATGCGCAGTCAACTGTTTTTCTGGGCCAGGGTTGGGCGGAAGCGGCTTGCACGCCTTTCTGGGCCTATAAGCATCATACGCATGAAGGCGGAATTTCGTCTCCAGGCATCATTTCCTGGCCCAATGGCATTCCCGCTTCGAGAAATGGCAAATTTGAAAAACAACCTGCGCACATTATCGATATCATGGCTACACTTGTGGACCTGGGCGGTGCCAAATATCCGACCACTTTCGCGGGACAAACGATTCAGCCGCTGGAAGGAACGAGCCTGAAACCTGCGTTTGCCGGAAAGTCGATCAACCGGAGAAACCCGATATTCTGGGAGCATGAAGGCAACCGGGCTATCCGCGACGGGAAATGGAAGCTTGTGGCTGAGAAAACGGAAAAGTGGCAGCTGTATGATGTAGAAAAGGATCGCACGGAGCTGAATGACCTGTTTGATAAACAACCGGAGATTGCTAAAAAGCTAGTTGCTAAATATGAAGAATGGTATAAGCGGGTGGGAGCCGAGGAATATGATAAAACATTCAAATGGTTTTATGATTATGACAAGGCGAAAAAAGAAACTGTTTCCGGCAAATAA